A part of Limihaloglobus sulfuriphilus genomic DNA contains:
- a CDS encoding glycoside hydrolase family 38 C-terminal domain-containing protein — translation MTKKLYFVLSTHWDREWYQSFQDYRYRLVDLIDDVLDGFETDDLKGPFYTDGQVCLLEDYLEVRPEKTDEIKSCLREGKFISGPWYVLPDEFLISGESTVRNLALGIKTTEKFGGKSSRAGFLCDMFGHISQMPQILKQFSIDKAYMWRGTDVNTRNVIWQGADGTQICAYVCGSMGYGDYADIVRNAGSAYESFDRERFNKKILEYIDLETKKSSIDSVLLFDGLDHQCWDRAAYKALLEWAKERPEYELQHTGLDDYLELLCDESSKIKETITGEQRHAAVDYMQGKHTIYGVLSSRVDVKQENTKCQNLLCSWAEPFSAFANLLTGKEYPQGFLDVAWKWLLKNHPHDSICGCSIDQVHEDMKFRFSQCRQIGERLKKESLQSIALATDTKIEDDQLKLTVFNSQPNELSGVFELDIVLPEGWNHFGEHFFYEQIPGFRIFDSSGEQIPYQRISKDPNTLVPVIFRTKTPDLYKAVTVKAAMKLDIPAMGYKTLIVKPAQMKEPVRHPSQLMLAHSGNCLENEYLKASVNANGTINLLDKKSGQMYENILSFEEDGDIGDGWFHGTAVNNEVFVSTAGKSQVSIPANGPEIAVLKIRTVMQLPAEFDFHAMKRSDELKDFVVETYLTLRGGSEKLEVETFIDNNIKDHRLRVVFPTGTKSKTYLTDSVFDVVERSITKDENNYKKKELEPDTSPQQSWTAVGDGKRGLAVISTGLYEAALGDEPLRPIKLSLLRSTRRTVMTAGEPEGQLLKPLSFKYALRPLSGEINRCQLFSDARLLADDIAYCQLRKKDIDSRPASAAKLPPQQGLVSVENAVMTSLLSTDGKIQVRVFNPENGPVNAAIRFESDNTASIARECKKTDFLGNAYEEIKAKSGKEFNFKLKGKEIATLSFS, via the coding sequence ATGACTAAAAAATTATATTTCGTATTAAGCACGCACTGGGACAGAGAATGGTACCAGAGTTTTCAGGATTACAGATACCGTCTTGTAGATTTGATAGATGATGTTCTTGATGGATTTGAGACAGATGATCTGAAAGGTCCGTTTTACACGGATGGGCAGGTTTGCCTTTTAGAGGATTATCTTGAGGTTCGCCCTGAAAAAACCGATGAAATTAAATCATGTCTCCGGGAAGGTAAATTCATTTCGGGGCCGTGGTATGTCCTGCCCGATGAGTTTCTTATATCCGGTGAATCCACTGTTCGCAATCTCGCCCTGGGGATAAAGACTACAGAAAAATTCGGCGGCAAATCTTCCCGTGCCGGTTTCCTGTGCGATATGTTCGGGCATATCAGCCAGATGCCGCAGATATTGAAACAGTTTTCGATCGACAAGGCATATATGTGGCGAGGTACCGATGTTAATACCAGAAATGTTATCTGGCAAGGCGCCGACGGAACGCAGATTTGTGCCTATGTATGCGGCAGTATGGGATATGGAGATTATGCCGATATCGTAAGAAACGCCGGTTCTGCGTACGAGAGTTTTGACCGTGAGAGGTTCAATAAAAAGATTCTTGAATACATAGACCTTGAAACTAAAAAAAGCAGTATAGACTCTGTTCTGCTTTTTGACGGGCTTGATCATCAGTGCTGGGACAGGGCGGCATACAAGGCTCTGCTTGAATGGGCCAAAGAGAGGCCCGAGTATGAATTACAGCATACCGGCCTTGATGATTATCTGGAGCTTTTATGCGATGAATCATCAAAAATAAAAGAAACTATTACGGGTGAACAGCGTCACGCCGCCGTAGATTACATGCAGGGAAAACACACAATATACGGAGTGCTTTCCAGCAGGGTTGATGTAAAACAGGAAAACACAAAATGCCAGAATCTGCTTTGCAGCTGGGCAGAGCCGTTTTCGGCGTTTGCAAACCTGCTCACCGGCAAAGAATACCCTCAGGGCTTTTTGGATGTTGCCTGGAAGTGGCTCCTGAAAAACCACCCGCACGATTCAATCTGCGGCTGCAGTATTGACCAGGTACACGAGGATATGAAATTCCGGTTCAGCCAGTGCCGCCAGATTGGCGAACGGCTGAAAAAGGAATCGCTCCAGAGCATCGCTTTGGCGACGGATACTAAGATTGAGGACGATCAGCTCAAACTAACAGTGTTTAATTCTCAGCCCAATGAGCTTAGCGGCGTATTTGAGCTGGATATAGTTCTGCCGGAAGGTTGGAATCATTTTGGCGAGCATTTCTTCTATGAGCAGATCCCCGGTTTCAGAATATTTGATTCTTCGGGAGAGCAGATCCCTTATCAGCGAATATCCAAAGACCCCAATACGCTTGTTCCCGTTATCTTCAGAACCAAAACGCCGGACCTCTATAAAGCCGTTACCGTAAAGGCGGCGATGAAACTGGATATTCCGGCGATGGGCTACAAAACCCTCATTGTAAAGCCGGCGCAGATGAAAGAGCCTGTGCGGCATCCGTCGCAGCTCATGCTGGCGCACTCAGGAAACTGTCTCGAGAATGAATACCTTAAGGCAAGTGTTAATGCAAACGGGACAATAAACCTGCTGGATAAAAAGTCCGGCCAGATGTATGAAAATATCCTTTCTTTTGAGGAAGACGGCGATATCGGTGACGGCTGGTTCCACGGCACTGCCGTTAACAACGAGGTTTTCGTCTCTACCGCGGGCAAATCGCAGGTCTCAATTCCTGCAAACGGGCCTGAGATAGCAGTGTTGAAAATCAGAACTGTGATGCAGCTTCCGGCGGAATTTGATTTTCATGCGATGAAACGAAGCGATGAACTGAAAGATTTCGTTGTTGAGACATACCTGACCTTACGCGGCGGCAGCGAAAAGCTCGAAGTTGAGACCTTTATCGACAACAATATAAAGGATCACCGTCTGCGGGTTGTGTTCCCGACGGGCACCAAATCTAAAACGTATCTGACAGACAGCGTGTTTGATGTCGTCGAACGCAGCATAACCAAAGACGAGAATAATTACAAAAAGAAAGAGCTTGAGCCCGACACCAGCCCCCAGCAGAGCTGGACCGCCGTCGGTGACGGCAAACGCGGCCTGGCGGTTATCAGCACCGGCCTTTACGAGGCGGCTCTGGGCGATGAGCCGTTAAGGCCGATAAAGCTCTCACTGCTGCGGTCAACGCGGCGGACAGTGATGACCGCCGGCGAGCCGGAAGGTCAGCTTCTCAAGCCCCTGAGCTTTAAATACGCCCTAAGGCCTTTAAGCGGCGAGATTAACAGATGTCAGTTGTTCTCTGATGCGCGTCTGCTGGCGGATGACATTGCATACTGCCAGTTACGCAAAAAAGATATCGATTCGCGTCCGGCCTCCGCGGCTAAACTGCCGCCGCAGCAGGGCCTCGTTTCTGTTGAAAATGCTGTTATGACCAGCCTGCTAAGCACAGACGGCAAAATTCAGGTCAGGGTTTTCAATCCCGAGAACGGGCCGGTTAATGCCGCCATAAGGTTTGAATCTGACAATACGGCTTCGATAGCCCGCGAATGCAAAAAAACAGATTTTCTCGGCAACGCTTATGAGGAGATTAAGGCTAAATCCGGAAAAGAATTTAATTTCAAGCTTAAAGGCAAAGAAATTGCAACTCTTTCATTCTCGTAA
- a CDS encoding GntR family transcriptional regulator has protein sequence MNKLLESIEIDNKRGKERPVYEQIAVHIKGLIESSQISPGARLPSISDMMKKWDVAYPTIKTALDVLEEDNLIRLEPGRGKGPLVLKNPALCPRLKFIFHRLSNEAQFLNLEKGMRRFTGSNNIELSVIDSEFSGLYLNFDNLIDKPDTVTGLILYPMDDENYLSGVKKILEMGVRVIFVDRFFPNLNISSVCADNFAGGYMACEHLISNHDIPVYFFGNVARPSSTHLRYQGWFQSMREHFPHLCSDRRYIYEIPLVETEYAATHPQVWGRPVREAAEGFVRSLEKEQLVSVFCSNDDAARTLMEAAAENGRTVGGDFFVAGFGNKPFCERIEPTLTSVMQPDEKMGYEAARVLSDMIANPNLARQRINRVVPVELKIRESSIKQ, from the coding sequence ATGAATAAACTTTTAGAATCAATCGAGATAGACAATAAGCGGGGAAAAGAGCGGCCGGTTTATGAGCAAATCGCCGTTCATATAAAGGGTTTGATAGAATCTTCCCAGATATCTCCGGGTGCCAGGCTGCCCTCTATTTCAGATATGATGAAAAAGTGGGATGTTGCATATCCAACTATAAAGACGGCTCTTGATGTCCTTGAAGAAGACAATCTGATTCGTCTTGAGCCGGGCAGGGGCAAGGGCCCGCTGGTACTTAAAAATCCGGCTCTATGTCCCAGATTGAAATTTATTTTCCACAGGCTTTCCAACGAAGCGCAGTTTCTCAATCTTGAGAAGGGCATGCGCAGGTTTACCGGCAGCAATAATATAGAGCTCTCGGTAATAGACTCTGAATTTTCAGGTTTGTATTTAAATTTCGACAATTTAATCGATAAGCCCGATACGGTAACCGGTCTAATTCTTTATCCTATGGACGATGAAAATTACCTTTCCGGGGTAAAAAAAATATTAGAAATGGGTGTAAGGGTCATTTTTGTTGACCGGTTTTTCCCCAATCTCAATATCAGCTCTGTCTGCGCGGACAACTTTGCCGGCGGCTATATGGCATGTGAACATTTAATCAGCAATCATGATATTCCCGTGTATTTTTTCGGCAATGTTGCACGCCCAAGCTCAACACATCTTCGTTATCAGGGCTGGTTTCAGTCGATGCGCGAGCATTTTCCCCACCTTTGTTCGGACAGAAGATATATCTATGAGATACCTCTTGTTGAGACCGAGTACGCGGCAACGCATCCCCAGGTGTGGGGCAGGCCCGTCCGGGAGGCGGCTGAGGGGTTTGTCCGCTCATTGGAAAAAGAGCAGCTTGTAAGTGTCTTTTGCAGTAATGATGATGCGGCAAGGACCTTGATGGAAGCCGCGGCTGAAAACGGGCGAACTGTAGGCGGAGATTTCTTTGTTGCGGGATTCGGCAATAAACCCTTCTGCGAGAGGATAGAGCCGACCTTGACCAGTGTGATGCAGCCGGACGAAAAAATGGGCTATGAAGCGGCAAGGGTTCTAAGTGATATGATTGCCAATCCCAATTTAGCAAGACAGCGGATTAACAGGGTCGTACCTGTTGAACTAAAGATAAGAGAGAGCAGTATAAAACAATAA
- a CDS encoding GxGYxYP domain-containing protein, whose product MTENIKRYILTAILLSMVLTAAASAVTYPTIYKWDLRLTYSWTRNLQYDTHHMAVGLQGLANREAPRVFLIFDDNDEIWFNRITEEGGVCHGWNVVNINNIQHYIELLSPYADGVVLYDQSPDTGVISTSLVATSAAAAQGCIALRNDPNSGVYKMLVTNSTGPQLPVKIDLTGKFTGSGTIWGTSRQSTGSAKCDAYIWLVENYIKQGKCDPAKLVYNMDLWGLKPEVRLDHAQLRNLDYAFSRKAVCFELSPWGDEPATDDPGQPVGTDLETFKEILDECNVQTGQSEMIKFCGFVNWAYKYTDYASVGGSHPPVASEWEIVRVISAYNAYMEGDALDMTYVSNTSFYNGLKPALSQNRYVQNPAPGYQDLVDRGFIDSAGNVVDNNYIMMYLGDYDQVSWMLYWLGCDRWQDAQRGNVYCNWALTPNSFDRAGVAMDYMYRTKSERDFFTGGDTGAGYIHPSQLYGQRYPSGYSSGVDIWQKHCEDYYRIFDYSITAWMLNAGSGPLKLEHADMYAPFSGDGIGFNDDLNSPILRSNVPVIERNGPDIYNDNIQASALGITPNSGVNFHWYRSILLYPNKLKELEDECNSLGYDYQFVDAFTFYYLLRHHLGGNNHYRASWTGDDIPDILETSQTYPARITVRNDGWDSWSRESNYWLAYTIVPRGVEPEHADYDSRGRFGIAEGTVVNSGESFTFDVDIAAPSQPGEYDIYYDMVRDGITWFSVANNIEWKQPLTVVDDVYTVDTDGDGMPDVTENEYGLLFWHPDDGVCGDAGYLEADVSGADGSPDCYVDINDIKKCTWYWLSQDQDCDITGPQLSPDGVVNIYDIAVIASQWLRCNDPQNINCW is encoded by the coding sequence ATGACTGAAAACATCAAAAGATACATACTCACGGCGATACTTTTATCAATGGTTTTAACCGCCGCGGCTTCTGCCGTTACATATCCTACAATTTATAAATGGGATTTGCGGTTAACCTACTCCTGGACGCGCAATCTGCAGTACGATACGCACCATATGGCGGTCGGTCTGCAGGGACTTGCCAATCGGGAAGCTCCCCGCGTATTCCTTATATTTGACGATAATGACGAGATATGGTTTAACAGGATCACAGAAGAGGGCGGCGTCTGCCACGGCTGGAATGTTGTAAACATTAACAATATTCAGCATTATATCGAGCTTTTATCGCCGTATGCTGATGGTGTGGTTCTCTATGATCAGTCCCCTGATACGGGGGTGATTTCAACGAGCCTTGTCGCAACCAGCGCGGCGGCGGCCCAGGGCTGTATCGCCCTTAGAAATGATCCCAACAGCGGCGTGTATAAGATGCTGGTAACCAACTCTACCGGGCCGCAGCTGCCGGTAAAGATTGACCTTACCGGCAAATTCACCGGCTCGGGAACCATCTGGGGAACATCAAGGCAGTCAACCGGAAGCGCCAAGTGCGATGCGTATATCTGGCTGGTAGAGAACTATATCAAGCAGGGCAAATGCGATCCCGCCAAGCTGGTCTATAATATGGACTTGTGGGGGCTAAAGCCCGAGGTTCGCCTCGACCATGCTCAGCTTAGAAACCTTGATTACGCGTTCAGCCGCAAAGCGGTGTGTTTTGAGCTCTCTCCCTGGGGCGATGAGCCTGCGACAGATGATCCGGGCCAGCCGGTGGGAACAGACCTTGAGACTTTTAAAGAGATACTTGATGAGTGCAACGTCCAGACCGGCCAGAGTGAAATGATAAAGTTCTGCGGTTTTGTCAACTGGGCGTATAAGTACACTGACTACGCAAGCGTTGGCGGCTCACACCCGCCGGTAGCTTCAGAGTGGGAGATAGTCAGGGTTATCAGCGCCTACAACGCATATATGGAAGGCGATGCGCTCGATATGACATACGTGAGCAACACTTCGTTCTACAACGGGCTAAAACCCGCTCTTTCGCAGAACCGCTATGTCCAGAATCCGGCTCCAGGCTATCAGGATCTCGTTGACAGGGGCTTCATCGATTCTGCCGGCAATGTGGTTGATAACAATTATATTATGATGTATCTGGGCGATTATGACCAGGTATCATGGATGCTTTACTGGCTCGGCTGTGACCGCTGGCAAGACGCCCAGAGGGGCAATGTATATTGTAACTGGGCCCTGACGCCGAATTCGTTTGACAGGGCGGGCGTGGCGATGGATTACATGTACCGCACAAAATCCGAGAGGGACTTCTTCACCGGCGGCGATACGGGCGCGGGCTATATTCACCCCTCTCAGCTATACGGCCAGCGGTATCCTTCCGGCTATTCCAGCGGGGTTGATATCTGGCAGAAGCACTGCGAAGATTATTACCGTATATTCGATTATTCGATCACCGCCTGGATGCTTAATGCCGGCAGCGGGCCGCTGAAACTCGAACACGCCGATATGTACGCCCCGTTCAGCGGCGACGGCATCGGCTTCAACGACGACCTGAATTCGCCCATTCTGCGTTCTAATGTACCGGTGATTGAAAGAAACGGCCCGGATATCTACAACGATAATATACAGGCTTCAGCACTCGGGATAACTCCCAACTCGGGCGTTAACTTTCACTGGTACCGCAGTATTCTGCTTTATCCGAATAAACTCAAAGAGCTTGAGGACGAATGCAATAGTTTAGGCTATGACTACCAGTTTGTGGATGCCTTTACGTTCTATTACCTCCTGCGGCATCATCTCGGCGGGAATAACCACTACCGGGCAAGCTGGACGGGCGACGATATCCCCGATATTCTGGAAACTTCGCAGACTTACCCCGCCCGAATCACGGTTAGAAACGACGGCTGGGACAGCTGGTCAAGAGAATCCAATTACTGGCTTGCTTACACGATAGTTCCCCGCGGCGTTGAGCCGGAACACGCCGATTATGACAGCAGGGGCAGGTTCGGCATCGCAGAGGGTACTGTTGTAAACAGTGGCGAGAGCTTCACTTTTGATGTCGATATAGCCGCACCTTCACAGCCCGGAGAGTACGATATTTATTATGATATGGTCAGGGACGGGATTACCTGGTTCTCTGTGGCAAACAATATCGAATGGAAACAGCCGCTCACGGTTGTTGACGATGTATATACAGTGGATACAGACGGTGACGGTATGCCGGATGTAACTGAGAATGAATACGGCCTGCTGTTCTGGCACCCGGACGACGGTGTCTGCGGCGATGCCGGCTACCTCGAGGCGGATGTATCCGGCGCCGACGGCTCTCCGGACTGCTATGTCGATATAAATGATATTAAAAAATGCACCTGGTACTGGCTTTCACAGGATCAGGATTGCGAT